In the genome of Populus trichocarpa isolate Nisqually-1 chromosome 10, P.trichocarpa_v4.1, whole genome shotgun sequence, the window TTTGAGATCCGACAGGGTCTCCGGCGGGTGAATAAAAATCCGAGGAATTGAGGTGATGCCCGagtcaattaagcccttgactCCGATTTTGGAATCATCAAACTGTTTCACTTCTTTTGAACGATCGTACTCTTGATTAGCAGTATCATTGATCGTCGCTGCCatgataattttcttgtttctcttttgGCTAACTGTTTTGCTATGGCAGGAGTAGTATTCTCTGTGGTGGCTGTGAGTGTTGCCGATGCAAAGAGGGAACTGGATAGAGAGCATTGGAAATTATCAGTCTTCGTTCATCTGAAAACATCTTCGTTTAATAAATTGCTTAAAAAATCTACTAAAGTCTAAAGTGTCTTTTTCCAAGTTCCGGAATTAACTTCCGCTAATAACGTGTAAGATTCAATCAAATAGAAACAGACAATTTTAAGTTTCGTCGATTCTATTGTGTGCTGTCGTTAGGTTCTTCGCTTGTTGTGGTGTTAGGTAcgtggttttaaatttttttaatttttttaattttaaattattatttttaaataattttgtaaaaataaaccttgtagcaataaaaaaagatattaattttatatattttaacaaataatttttttcatatttccaaATAAGCCGGTAAGTATAATTGGTTTTCTATTATTAGAAAGGTCGCCTAACTCATTTAGTCATTTTCATGCCGTTGAATTCACCCaaattgagtttaaattttatacatgtgtgtattgttttttcttggcAAATTGATAGTGACTTGATAACTTGAAGGTTAGTTTTCTACGGTCAGAAATGTCTTTCCACTCTAACTTGCGAGTTTGTTTCTGAAGATCAACATCACGTTTAAGTTTTAACTCATCAAGTATGCTTTACAATACTATATACTAAAATATAATGTTGACCcgttaaaatatttagaaaaaaaatcatgttttaatagtcaaaataaagtataaataagATGATGTATAGGGTGGGGGGTGATTTGAAAAgcttgttttatattatttaaggtttTATGTAAGGTGTGAATTgacatgtaataaaaaaaaaaggactgatCTATTTCTTATAAACTATATTAATGATTTAATCTCTTTCTTTATTAGAGATGGAGTTGAATTTACATTTTAATATTGGCAtatcttgtatatatatattatagagtggaaatccttttattattattattattttacaacaTGTCATTTGGTGTTTAAAGATTGTAATTGAACATTCATACCCTTCGATGGCTGGAATGTTTGACAAAGCTTGACAAACATGTCATTTGGTGATTAAAgattgtaattgaaaaaataaatttgagaacaaaaacaggaaaaaaaaaaaaagtgctgtAAACTACTGCGGTATTTTACCTGgataattttaacatatttagtAATATTTCTCTGTACGGGAATGGTTTTGATAATTTAGGTAACTcgtaaattaataaataatgttttgggGAGTGGCTATCGGCACAATCCCTCTCTCTGTCTTTGGCGTAACCTTGTTAActcctttttttaaaatgactaaagtgtcattgtatttttattatttttttctattttttcactaatttcaatgaattaaaaatcaattcactCGACCCGGTTAATCAAAACTCGCCACcgaagtgagaaaaaaaaaaaaaaaggagaaacaatctcacctttgaatttgaaattgtaAAAGATGAGCAGCAATTCATTTTAGATCTTTCATCTCTAATGAGAGAATCCTAACCAAACACTACAAAACAGCAACACCACAGAAAACCAAACCCGCCGCATAAACCATCACTCCCCTTAACCTCAAACATcacatcaccaccaccaccacccatcACAGCCACCGCTCCTTTCTCAACCCTTTAATATCAATCACCATGCAATTCACTCAACCATATCAACAAGAAATTCACATTAAAGATTCTTGGAAAGAATTATCCAACAGGGAGGAAGGGAAAGGGAGAGAAAGAAATCCAATAGtgtgtttaatttaaatttaataagaaatttatGTAACGGtagtaaaaaaaagttgtaattAAAGGGATGGGCCATTGAAAATCCGGGTATCAATCAAGCTGTTGATATAAATTGCTAGCATGATGACCGAGATCATCAtctacttctcttttttttgtctttaatttaGTTAAGGATTTTTGGTATTTGAGATTGGAATAAATTGCTgcggaagaagaaaaaggacacGTGCTTATAAAAggagaggaagaaaagaaaagaaagcataGTTTAGTCATTTAAACTGGAAAAGGTTAACGAGGCCCTGTTAATAGCCATTTCCTTTGATAAATAgtctgttttattttattttatttatttatttatttaaaaaagaagaaggtgcaATTCCATAGAGCTCAATAACAAAGcaatattttgatatgctacACAGCCTTGGAAGCTATTAGAAATGCGAATCGAATTGTTCAAGTCACAACGGTAGCTTAGCATAGCATGGAGTTCCTTGGTCTCAAAATGAAGACCTGGACAACAAAAGATTGCTTGGATTCTAAGAAAATTTATGTGATACTGGTTATAGACGTAAGGTTGTCTGATCATTCCCATCATAGAAGCGGGCAAAAAGTTGCAGTACTTGGCTACAATTGCAGCAGAAACATGGACCTCTCAGGTTACAGCTCAGCCTCCCTGGACGTCCAGTGCTCCTATAAAAGATAGATGATGTTACATTTCAACATTATCAACAGGAGAAAGAGAAGactgtagttttgttttgtgcTGGAATCTGTGGTAAAGCGTTGCGTTTAATTTACAACAGTCCAGAATTATcaacgaaaggaaaaaaacaaagagaaaaccTAGTGATGTGAAGCTTAAACAAAGTCTTACTTCGTACGCAGCAAAAATCTGTGAGCTTAGAAGTAAATCCAATGATTTGAAAAGGCATAACTTATAAATTACTTAACAACGACAGCTTGTTGAATTACCAGACCAGACGGAAGCTCTTATTCCATTCAAGTCGCCTGGCCATTTAGAAAGAGCCCgggtactattttttttaattttaaatgaaatcatGTCATCGATCcttcctattattttttaaataaaaagttcataCACGTGTATTGTCTAACTTTCCCTAGacttttttgtgtctttttaatttttgtctctttttttccaatctGTATTTActtcagaaataaaaaaataataattgacctttaattataattaaattacctaaactaaaatttaatgtaCAACatgaattaatgaaaaataaacggTGAGTTCACATTAAAATATGTGAGTGTGTTGAATATTGTTTCTCTAGGGTGAAAATGTCactaattttaatgttttctatactaattaataatttattttattttttaatttaattttaatctggACAAAAAGATTGGGACGGAGTGactaaaatgttgtttttaatatCTCCCGCTTCATGCACCGTGTCTTTCCCTCCTGCGCCACCACTAGACAGCGCGAGGGTGGCCAGATGATGGAGATCCAAATGTTGAGGTTCCtgaattttaagaaaacattttgatcttctaaaaaaatcattagaacTAGGTATTAgtgataatataatttttttaaaatgtttattagctattattaaaataataggggGGAAAATCAgacttttaacatttttttagacACGATATataatgattaaattatttttaaaaacaaaatttttaaaattagcatctaatgactttttttaatcttcactTTTAAAAGCACAGTAAATTACTgctaaaagcaaaaaacaacaaaccaaCATTCAggagtttttcatattttaatcatgtttttttagttataatcaagtcAACTAAAAAGACAATTTAgtatttcaataaatataaaatattatttaaattaatcgaGTTTATTGAGCTCATTTTAATCAATCACTTAGGTTACggatgtttcttttttcttggccctgtttgtttttgtgttttaaaagttcttttgaaaaaattaattttttttatttttttacttcaaattaatatttttttgatatttttagatatatcaaaaatatttttttaaaatatatatatatatatatatatatattattttgatatatttctaaataaaaaatattttaaaaaataagcacaaccacactttcaaatgCTATCATAGtttgggtatttttttaaaaaaaaatctgatctaATTGAAGCATAGTGTTGAACATCCATATCGTCTATGACTGATTGCTATAAACATTGGAGGCAAAAATGTTGTTTTAcctttttatcatatttttttttttagattgggGATTGATTCGGTTTGGGCTATAGATTTTAGTTGGGTCACTGGATCATCTTGAGCTAacccctatttttttaaaaaaaaaaaacaaaacaaaacaatgttatttttttaaaataaaaataaatagttaatgaATTACAACTAagtttttaattggattatttaagtttttatttttttttattttctcttaaactCAGCTTATTTCCAGCCTCAAGCTGACTAGGTTTTAGATTGACCTGTTAAACCAGatcagattttaaaactatgatataaAGCATCAACAACACACCCATGCACACGCCAATTCGAGGTGATTAGTGTTCGATAGTTCTTCATAACTATTCCATAAATGTTAGCGATCTCTCCAGTAGATAAGGATTTAATGTCAAAGAAAGGAGGTGAGGCCGTGAAGTTAATACATGGCGATTAAGTAAGTATTGATGGAGGGCATCCACTTACGTTCGTTTGGTGAGTTAGCTGGAGAATTAACACCGTCAAAGTTATGCACTGAGCAAAGTATCAAACCGGATGCAGAAAAACTAAATGGGAGGGTGCCACAGAATAGCGTCTGATAGCATGTATTAAGTCAATTTGGTGGAGGGAATAAATAGCAGCAGGCCTCTGTTTTTAATGTCCTGGCCCGTACGAATGAAGAATTTAATGGAGCTGGCCTGGTATAATTATATTTCACCAAAAAGCAATACAACAAACAACGTCggcataattaatttaatccaatCTACATTTCTAGTTAATGCAAGCATCATCAGCAAGATGAACTAAAGTGCTCAGGCGACCTTCCTAGATAATTTAATTCCCAATAATAGGAGAATTAAAATCTAGAGCATTCATAGTTTCCCACTTTATTATATGGTTCCATCCCCACCCAATTCCTTTGTTATGTCTTTAAATACTGAAGGATACGGCCATAATAGCTTTTTAAATATCTTACTATCCACGTAAAATTAAGCACTTGCCAgggtggaataaaaaaaaaacattttctcttatttgtaAGAGCACCATAATAATTAGCtgtaatgaaaatattttttgatttaaaagtgTAAGCCATCAGAGTTCACATTTCATGCCATATTATGAGAAGTAAATTATTATACATCCTCTCgtcattttaattagaaaacgCAAGCATGTGAAATatactttctattttattaaaaaaaccagttacaagaaaatcaagattACTTTATTTTCAcagtttttttacttaattataataTCTGATAGCCTAACTTAATCTTCCTTGGATCATTTAAGCCCAGATATAAAAACCctttaaatggtttttatttttattttttggaccCAGTCAATTGTGTGGTCTCGAGTGAATTTTCTGACAGGCACGGGCCAAATGTTATTTAAAATCTGTTGAATTTTATCTACATCTTATTTAAAATCTGTTGAATTTTATCTACAGGGAACTTGACTTTAACTCTAGCGAAGCTGCTATGGCATATAAATGATCCAAAATCATGGCAGAGCCGTCAAGCTTGagtccttttaatttattagagaATTGAAGAAGGATGGAAAAGGTTGTGGGAATCAAACAACTCCGTGCATCTAAACACGAAGTACGCCTAGTAATCTCCTTCACCTTTCTCATGGAAGCTTCACTTTCCTGGATTTTAATATTGTTCATAACATGAAACTTCGATTCAGCACGAGTAAACAAATTGATGTTTTTGCAGAAAAACTATCCTGCGGTGCCGCAATGGGTAGTTGTTATGTACAACACCGTCTTCTTCAGGACATGCATCACTCATCCAGACTCCAGAATGGATCGTTTTTGTGCTGATTGCTATTCTTCTTTGTGCTCAAATTGTCTTCCAGCTCATGCTCGCCATAAGCACGTCAAGGTCCATGATCTCTCTTAACCTCATCAATCTCATCTTCTTACTAGTTAATTTGCCCAGTTGAATGGCATTATACATGTATGTGTGGAACTTGATTCTCTGTTCTCTACATGTTTTCCATGGTGCTGTAGATTCGAAGATATATCTATAGCGATGTAATCAATCGGCAAGACTTGTCCAAGCTCTTCAACTGCTCTGGCATACAGGTTTTCTCGTTGTTAATTTACTTGCTGTCCTCAAATTTTATATAGGTTTAGAAAATAACGGCCCCAATTTCACACGGCTGCACTGCGGGTGTtgcaaagtttgaatttttatttatttattttaattattttaaagtgttgatattaaaaaataattttaaaaaataaaaaaaaattatttgatttattttcaaataaaaatcactttaaaaaattaaaaattaattttcaaaacaagactcgttaatttaattttcaatattaggGGGAATACTTATAAGTTACTCCATATTAATAAATCATGCAATCACTTAGCAAATGCtagatatatattattaatggaATATCATTTAATAGTTTAGATCTTTAgattaagtgatttttttatatgatatgagGGGTTTTTAGTCGAGTgatcaataatttcaattttatcacaaTCAAACTTTTgaattcaaaagtaattttgaaataaattcagACAcgcataattaatttatgttgttttgctttgttcACAGACTTATGTTACAAATAAAGCTAGAGTGCTATTCTTGAAGCAAAGGAACCGTTATCATCGTCACCAACAGCAGCAAATTAATTTCAAGGACTATAGATGCATCATCTGTCACAGAAGTTTGCAAGATAATTGTTCACACTATTGCAGTATTGAATGCAAGGTGCACCGCACCATCTGTCTCCAAATATACTCTCTccttgatttatataaaaataattaataatttcaagtaggtatatatatatatatatatatatatatatatatatttatagtataTAACTCCCGGGGGTGGTTTTAGTGTAATTAttccttttattaataattCTCAGGTTACGGCTATTTATGGAGGCGAGTGTAGGAAAGATCAATACCGAATTCAACATCTCAAGAGGCGAAAATTAAAGCAATCAAGAAAAGGAGTTCCGCTAAGAGCCCCAATGTTCTAACGTACCACGGGGATACCATTGGGATGAATTAATTAGTATGTATTATACTATAATGCGtgattatatataattcatagtATAAAATTGTAACTATGCTTGTATCTTTTACACCCCCGGCCGGGGAGAAGaaatgtttgtatttgtttattaattagtCTCTAGGGTTTAAAGTTTTAACCAcgtaaaataaaactaaacttTACAGCAAATACTTAGATGAGATTGttgtgataattttaatatctgtttgtttttgtagtagaaatcttgttttataaaattttattttttttgttttaaattaattttttgtgttttttttaatgtgttaaaattttaaaaaaataaaaaatattatttttataaaacatcaaggttgtcaattccgtttcggtaggtgttttgttttttttaattcaacaaacataatttaaattcaaaataaattaattataaattatgcaatacaaatataatgtcaaacaaatataattttaaaatttaaaatattcataaatagttaagattaaatagaattttaacctaaattaattcaacttaaacaaaatacaaatttgatttaatggcTTTTCAAGCCTGGAATGAAATATGTAAAATGAAACTATAACATTTTAGCTGAATTTTATCTGAAAAATCTAGAATAAActgagatttaaaataaaataaattttttaaaaaaaaattaatataaaatattttgactaTTTCAtgtaaaacgaaaaaaaattaacaaccttGTAAAACATTGGATTTGCTTTGAGTAGTTTTTGGCTGAGTGGATATTGAGCACGGTACGGTAGCTGAGGCTGAATTATTGGAATTGTGGAGTAGGTTCGCGTGAGAGGGTGTTtttaccatagttattaaacccggcccggaggttgacccggccaaggggccgggtcccgggtttcaggggttaacccgggtcaacccggattaactcggaaaaattaaaaaaaaaatttaatatttcatatgaaaaaatccatgtaaatatagattatacatattatgaagtttaaaagaatattttaaaaaaaattttatcccacattaaaaagatattatgttaagcttttaagttaaagtatttaaactaaaaaagttttttatcccacattgaaaaaacataactttttcctttgaaacatagagtatatatactaatgggtttcgaattccacattgaaaaaacgtaacttttttcatgggaacatggagtatatatatgaaagggcttcaaatcccacattgaaaagatactatgttatcattttaagttgaagtatttaaaccaaaaggttttttatcccacattgaaaagacacggtttttttcatgggaacatagtgtatatatatgaaagggcttcaaaccccacattgaaaaaatactatgttatccttttaagttgaagtatttaaaccaaaaggttttttatcccacattgaaaaaacatgatttttttcttgggaacatagagtatatatactaatgtgtttcaaatcccacatttgaaaaaaaaaaaaaaaaaaaacaaaaccgggTCTtgtccgggttcgcccgggtcccgggtcgcccgggtttggccgggctgttgccacagccggtcttttgttaaacccggaccggtccagccaccgggtcgaccgggtcccgggttgacccgccgggccgggccgggtttaataacagtggTTTTTAGTGGTCATTAAGTTATGATAGTATATTGTATTTTAGTCCTTCCTATGGAAATAAATTAAGTAGCCCCTTGAGGTTCAATAACTACGAATTAGTCCTTGTTCTTTCAAATCCATTTATAACTAGTCCTCGGGAATCCTTAGTTGTCACAATGCACTAATTTTCATTCCCTAAATACCCTTACTTTCCTatcaaaatttcttattttctcacCGTGACATTAACAAAATCATTACTTGTTTTGCTAAAATTCCAGCATATCCATTATTAAAAACCTATAAAATCCAGGGACAACTCCAAACCTTGGATTGACGAACCATTCTTATCTGTGATGAAGTCCTGATTGCATCTCATTATTCCAGTTGGGTGCCTTATGAGGGCTAGACTAGACAAGTCAACTGTGTAACGCCGTTTATTGGCTTTCAACTTTTTGCTATGTTTATTTTccggaaaaattattttttaaatttttttaaatttatttatttttaaaaaattaattaatgaaaaatattttccggtcaacaaaaaacactttctagttaaaagaaaatttcgcttggttttcagaaaagtattttccttttattttggatggaaaacattttccggaagttatgaaaaatttaaaaatatcatactatttgctgattatatcaaatttaatcctcaaacttttgattgctatatatattttgttttgaatatttatttttcaatttcatcccttataatttattttttatattaattttggttctcatttttatatttgttatttgtttttcccttatcatttttttaattgaaatttttatttatcaaatttgatcctcattcttttgattgttacttattttatttgaaataatttatgaaatattaattattattattttaatttcttcatctttcaatttttttattttttagattttatctctattattttgattattatttattttatttgagataatttatgaaattatatttttttttcaattttattttcattcaaatttttaatctgtaagatttgttcctcattattttaataaacttgaaaaaaaaatattaataagttatttttcagcttattttccatgacataacgaaagactggaaagtgttttccaacttatttttcattacactaccaaacataaaaaaataattcatttttctggaattcacttttcaaaaaaaatttactttccaGTAAATAAACAGGACCTTAATtttaatacaagaaaaaaaaaagataatgtctatgcataaaatataaaaagagttgTGAGTATTAAttaaagactaaaatgaaaaattgaactTCTAGGTTAGCCTctgattttgtttgttgatttttttactggttctcatccttttatatttactttgtttaaaattaggatttatgatttttttatttgtttcaccCTGCCCTTATTAATTGGTCacaactttatttgtttttgttatttttttatttaattttgtatttttatatttagttagtcgagaattaaattatatcatttaaaaaaaattattttttctggtttattgtaaccatttttttaaaattgattcatATGtcgttgttttttattatttaattaaaatttatttcattcaatAATTCTATAAcccaattcttgattttttttataatatattcatGACACtgaatattatttgtttataaaaaaaaatctggccAGCGAAGTTTTGCAGGCCCATGAATTCAATAATATCTTGTTTGGTCCTGTagtataacttattttttattaaaatttgaatttttttatttgaaattatttttttttaacatttttaaattgcTTTAATATAGCattatcaaaaataactttttaaaaattaaaaaaatattttttaatatatttttaaataattgttttttaaataacctTTAACATTCTCTTTACCCAGactttaaatacaataaaataacctGATTTGACCTGTTGGACTTGAGATCTGTGAAACTGTTGTCGGGCTCGGACTGCTTACTTTGTCctcgttttttcttttcagttacTTGTGATCACTTccatatttcttttcctttttccctttgaatctaaaatagataacaataattagAAGAGAAATCCTATCTCTTTCGCTGAACTCTACATTCAAAATCAATGGGTTCTGAAGGTTCAAGCGTTGTTGGTAAGCTCACTAttttaagaaccaaaaaaatcccaaatttCCTTGTTAGATTAAAATTGTATTCTTCTTTTTAGCTGGTTGGCATCctggttttttgtgtttctttgcaCTTTGCAGTGTTGGTAGAGTGTTTGATTTGGATTTTGCTTTGAGGTTTACAATTGGTTAGGGTTTTTGAGTTATGTTTGAAGATGGTTAGGGTTTTTGAGTTATGTTTGAAGATGATCTGTTTCTGAgttaaaattcaagatgatcTGTTGTTTCTCTTAGAGTTTCTTATAAGGCTTTCCTAATTGGGTGTGCTGGACTAGTTTGACATTTACTGTTTTCTGGCCAATTAGTTTTCTTTCACTGCATCTATATCCTCCTCTGATCACTCAGCATATAGAAATTCTCTTGAAGTTAGTTTTCTGCCTTTGAAGGTTATTTTCTCCACTCCTTTACGTGATAGGATATGAATGTAATGAAATGCAACGTGGAATGTAGAATGTACTGTTATAGAGGGAGCAAATGCCTAAAACAAGCAGGCTCCTTCACTTGAGTTAGTTGTGCATTTTGAGATTTTACTAATCATGACCGAAGGCAAGCTTTCCATCTCTTTGGTTTGCAATTAGAGAGTAATTTTAAAATGGGGTGCAATATGTATGCAATGGAAGAGATTAGAAGATGGTATGAGTAGGTTGAATTGAAAGAGATCTGATTTAGGAGGCCCAGAAACAGTTTTATTCTTTTGCTGATTTGCGCAATGATGCAAATGTCCCTGGAGTGGAAAAATGAAATCCTGCTTATGTGTAGTGAATCAAGCGAGGTTCacgataaaaaaatagtattgatGAAATACCTCATATTTTTGCCCCTTCACTTTCCTTGCATGTCAGCAAATCCTCGTCAGAAACAACTTTCTCACTGTCTGGTCTTAGTGCTTTTCTCATGTAGCAAGGTTTATTTAGGCTGATGGAGGTTGGAAGGGggatttccttttctctttgatgatttctagaatgcatgcatgcatgattaCTATTTTGTAACTGAATATTAGTGTCCTCTGCAGTGCCGAGGAACTTCAGACTACTGGAGGAGCTTGAGAGAGGGGAAAAGGGGATCGGAGATG includes:
- the LOC7459757 gene encoding protein RGF1 INDUCIBLE TRANSCRIPTION FACTOR 1 isoform X1 — its product is MEKVVGIKQLRASKHEVRLKNYPAVPQWVVVMYNTVFFRTCITHPDSRMDRFCADCYSSLCSNCLPAHARHKHVKIRRYIYSDVINRQDLSKLFNCSGIQTYVTNKARVLFLKQRNRYHRHQQQQINFKDYRCIICHRSLQDNCSHYCSIECKVTAIYGGECRKDQYRIQHLKRRKLKQSRKGVPLRAPMF
- the LOC7459757 gene encoding protein RGF1 INDUCIBLE TRANSCRIPTION FACTOR 1 isoform X2, which encodes MEKVVGIKQLRASKHEKNYPAVPQWVVVMYNTVFFRTCITHPDSRMDRFCADCYSSLCSNCLPAHARHKHVKIRRYIYSDVINRQDLSKLFNCSGIQTYVTNKARVLFLKQRNRYHRHQQQQINFKDYRCIICHRSLQDNCSHYCSIECKVTAIYGGECRKDQYRIQHLKRRKLKQSRKGVPLRAPMF